One genomic region from Candidatus Xiphinematobacter sp. encodes:
- the gyrA gene encoding DNA gyrase subunit A translates to MHTQNEKAELVDVAEEMSRSFLDYSMSVIISRALPDARDGLKPAQRRILNAMYDLRLFPGHQHVKCAKICGDTSGNYHPHGEMVIYPTLVHMAQHWAMRERLVEGQGNFGSVEGDPPAAMRYTEARLTPLGAALMEDIFRETVDFVPNYDGRLTEPTVFPAAFPNLLVNGSMGIAVGMATSIPPHNLGEAIEATCATIANPDITIDELSTYIKGPDFPTGCQIYGTSGIRQYFETGRGSVKVRGKAGIEEIKGGREQIVITEIPYNVNRAAFVERIAQLVSQKIVTEISAVRDESDENTRVVVELKRDAAPKIVINHLFKYTQLETSFPVYMLAIDHGKPRLLPLKEAIRCYTEHRREVVLRRTRFLLRQAEERAEKLEGYLIALAHLDDFVRIAREADYREEAKTRLMAYKLAQDRVQSIGICVRSTTRLVEESYPFSATQADAVLELRLYQLTSLEQEKIKGEYQELLENIEDLKSIQANESRVLSIIQSELRAVQERYATARLTGIASEESEIHIEDLIPNEGCIITVTYGGFIKRTAVSAYRAQRRGGKGVIGMVTRDTMANANGQEGDFVEHLFTASTHDYLMFFTKTGRCYVEKVYEIPEMGRASKGRSIANLLNLRPGESIAATLRIQSKTANSSTAAVEDRTWNTSLHILFATESGIVKKSNLGDFSNVRKGGIIAIKIEPGNQLIDAVLTSGDSEVVLVTRKGMSIRFHEEELRDQGRDTVGVLGIRLEKEDAVVGITIVRPNATLLVAGEHGIGKRTPFHVYRLQSRGGKGVITMKTGGKTGYVVGALAVGDQDELMLITTGGQLVRTHILGIREAGRNTIGVKLINLQAGEKLQAIAPVVSQTTGEGSASERV, encoded by the coding sequence ATGCATACGCAAAACGAGAAGGCTGAATTAGTAGATGTAGCCGAGGAAATGTCACGATCTTTCCTCGACTACTCTATGTCTGTCATTATTTCCAGGGCTCTCCCGGACGCTCGTGATGGTTTGAAACCTGCTCAGCGGCGTATCCTTAATGCTATGTATGACCTACGGCTCTTCCCAGGTCACCAACACGTTAAGTGTGCAAAGATCTGTGGTGACACAAGTGGAAACTACCATCCACATGGAGAAATGGTAATTTACCCGACACTTGTTCATATGGCCCAGCACTGGGCCATGCGGGAGAGATTAGTAGAGGGGCAAGGTAACTTTGGGTCAGTGGAGGGTGACCCCCCGGCCGCAATGCGCTATACAGAAGCGCGTCTAACACCCCTCGGAGCAGCTCTCATGGAGGATATCTTCCGAGAAACAGTGGACTTTGTTCCTAACTACGACGGGCGCCTGACTGAACCAACAGTTTTCCCAGCCGCATTTCCAAACCTGCTGGTTAATGGCAGCATGGGAATAGCCGTTGGTATGGCGACAAGTATTCCACCGCATAACCTGGGGGAAGCAATCGAGGCCACCTGCGCCACGATCGCCAATCCTGATATTACGATCGACGAATTGTCAACTTATATCAAGGGTCCTGATTTTCCTACTGGCTGTCAGATTTATGGCACTTCTGGAATTCGGCAATATTTTGAAACTGGGCGTGGTTCGGTTAAAGTGCGGGGGAAGGCTGGTATTGAAGAAATTAAAGGTGGTCGCGAGCAAATTGTAATTACGGAAATTCCCTACAATGTTAACCGTGCTGCCTTTGTCGAGCGCATTGCTCAGCTTGTTAGCCAGAAAATAGTTACGGAGATTAGTGCAGTACGAGACGAGTCGGACGAAAATACTCGTGTGGTTGTCGAGCTAAAACGGGATGCAGCGCCAAAGATTGTTATCAATCATCTCTTTAAATACACTCAGTTAGAGACGTCCTTTCCCGTATACATGCTTGCTATCGATCACGGTAAGCCAAGGTTGCTTCCCCTGAAAGAAGCAATACGGTGTTATACTGAGCATCGGCGTGAGGTGGTTTTAAGGCGCACGCGTTTTCTGCTTCGACAGGCAGAAGAACGTGCAGAGAAACTTGAGGGCTATCTCATAGCGCTTGCTCACCTAGATGACTTTGTTCGCATTGCTAGGGAAGCCGATTATAGGGAGGAAGCCAAGACTCGTCTCATGGCCTATAAGCTGGCGCAGGACCGGGTGCAATCCATTGGTATTTGCGTTCGAAGCACAACTCGCCTGGTTGAGGAAAGTTATCCGTTTAGCGCAACGCAAGCAGACGCAGTTCTGGAGCTACGCCTTTACCAACTTACTAGTCTCGAGCAAGAAAAGATCAAGGGAGAGTATCAGGAACTTTTGGAGAATATTGAGGATCTGAAGAGCATTCAGGCTAATGAATCTCGTGTGTTGAGTATCATTCAGTCTGAATTGCGTGCTGTCCAGGAGCGGTATGCTACTGCCCGTCTCACTGGAATTGCGTCCGAAGAAAGTGAAATCCACATTGAGGATCTCATTCCCAATGAGGGCTGTATTATCACAGTGACCTATGGTGGCTTCATCAAGCGTACGGCTGTGAGTGCCTATCGCGCCCAGCGCCGTGGCGGGAAGGGGGTTATCGGCATGGTCACGCGGGATACTATGGCTAATGCTAATGGTCAGGAAGGAGATTTCGTTGAACATTTGTTTACAGCTAGCACACACGATTACCTGATGTTCTTTACTAAGACTGGGCGGTGCTATGTCGAGAAGGTGTACGAGATACCAGAGATGGGACGCGCCTCCAAGGGACGCTCCATTGCCAATCTTCTCAATCTCCGGCCTGGAGAGAGTATCGCTGCCACGCTACGAATTCAGTCTAAAACCGCAAATTCTAGCACCGCTGCGGTAGAAGACCGCACTTGGAACACTTCCTTGCACATCCTCTTTGCCACAGAAAGTGGTATCGTCAAGAAGTCCAATCTTGGCGACTTCTCTAACGTTCGTAAGGGGGGAATCATTGCAATCAAGATTGAACCAGGAAATCAGTTAATCGACGCTGTACTTACCTCCGGTGATAGCGAGGTGGTCCTTGTCACTCGTAAGGGAATGAGCATCCGTTTTCATGAGGAAGAATTAAGGGACCAAGGACGCGACACGGTCGGGGTGTTGGGCATTCGTCTGGAAAAGGAGGACGCTGTGGTGGGCATTACCATCGTCCGACCTAATGCCACACTGCTTGTTGCTGGTGAACATGGAATAGGAAAGCGCACCCCCTTCCACGTTTATCGACTGCAATCCCGCGGTGGTAAGGGAGTTATTACAATGAAAACTGGGGGTAAAACAGGCTATGTGGTAGGTGCACTTGCCGTCGGCGATCAAGACGAGCTAATGTTGATCACCACAGGAGGCCAGTTAGTCCGCACTCACATCCTTGGGATTCGTGAGGCCGGACGCAATACCATTGGAGTGAAGCTGATTAATCTGCAGGCAGGCGAGAAGCTCCAGGCGATAGCTCCTGTCGTGAGCCAAACGACTGGCGAAGGGTCAGCCTCAGAGAGAGTGTAA
- a CDS encoding prephenate dehydrogenase/arogenate dehydrogenase family protein has product MFPKTVAILAPGLIGGSLALALARRGGWKIHVWARGETSLQKAKTLLRPLKASLQFEEVIPGAKVIVLCSPVSAMGRLARKIRPFLDVDAVVTDVGSIKVFVTRELVPILGDCFLGGHPMAGSERSGLEAARWDLFLQAPCILTPLGPAHHPAVISRLEKVRDLWDSAGARIFEMTPEQHDTAVAFVSHLPHVTAAALVSTICSQPPSLQEIAGGGYRDATRIAQGAADLWLDVLLENREAILAALSHYDDQLRTLSHLLKMSDTEGLYNFLEKASVARSLLKN; this is encoded by the coding sequence GTGTTCCCTAAGACAGTGGCTATCCTGGCTCCTGGACTCATTGGAGGGTCACTAGCTTTGGCATTAGCGCGAAGGGGAGGGTGGAAGATTCACGTTTGGGCCCGGGGGGAGACATCCCTTCAAAAGGCAAAGACGTTGCTTCGGCCACTGAAGGCATCTTTACAATTTGAGGAGGTCATCCCTGGAGCCAAGGTGATAGTTTTATGCTCCCCAGTTTCTGCTATGGGGAGGCTGGCTAGAAAAATTCGGCCCTTTCTCGACGTAGATGCAGTTGTTACTGATGTTGGGAGCATCAAGGTGTTTGTCACGCGGGAATTGGTTCCCATCTTGGGGGATTGTTTTTTGGGAGGACATCCAATGGCCGGTTCCGAGCGAAGTGGTCTGGAAGCAGCACGATGGGACCTCTTCCTACAGGCCCCGTGCATTCTCACGCCATTGGGCCCGGCCCATCACCCCGCGGTTATCTCTCGCTTGGAAAAGGTGCGTGACCTATGGGATTCTGCCGGGGCACGAATTTTTGAAATGACACCGGAACAGCACGATACAGCAGTGGCGTTTGTTAGTCATCTGCCGCACGTTACTGCTGCTGCTCTCGTAAGCACCATCTGTTCTCAGCCTCCATCTCTGCAAGAAATCGCTGGTGGAGGATATCGAGATGCAACACGTATCGCACAGGGAGCTGCGGATCTATGGTTAGATGTGCTTCTAGAGAATCGGGAAGCTATTCTGGCAGCCCTCTCTCACTACGATGACCAGCTTCGAACCCTGTCTCATCTCCTCAAGATGTCAGATACAGAAGGCTTGTACAATTTTCTAGAAAAGGCAAGCGTGGCTAGGTCTCTACTCAAGAATTAG
- the aroA gene encoding 3-phosphoshikimate 1-carboxyvinyltransferase: protein MLKIEGGVPPIHCAITVPGDKSISHRALMIAALSNGVCKITNLLYGEDCLHTVKALRELGISIELLPERCSAMVHGCSGKFRTPKRDVYCGNSGTTMRLLAGILAAQSFCSRLVGDPSLSRRPMKRIMEPLSLMGAKLSAGEGDDFPPLLVEGRKPLRPIIYRMPVASAQVKSAILLAGLSAQGESTVIEYTRSRDHTERMLQDFGVTIRRHGEEILLKGPSIPQARNFRVPGDISSASFWILAAAAQPGAKLLIRNVGLNPSRRAVLDILSRMGAHIRAMSTEQVEIGEPSGSIEITGVQLRATTVQGEEISNAIDEIPIIAVAGALAQGETIIRNAQELRVKETDRIAALTANLRAMGVRVVERGDGMEIQGKDSLIGARLKSFGDHRIAMAFSIAGLFAVGETIIEDTSCIRTSYPGFEKTLRQFSKGLIYQDLN from the coding sequence ATGCTAAAAATTGAAGGTGGTGTACCTCCTATCCATTGTGCAATCACGGTACCTGGAGACAAGAGTATCTCTCACCGAGCCTTAATGATTGCCGCCCTCTCTAACGGGGTTTGTAAAATTACAAATTTGCTCTATGGGGAGGATTGTCTGCACACAGTGAAGGCTCTACGCGAGCTAGGGATCTCCATTGAACTACTGCCAGAGCGTTGTTCTGCCATGGTCCATGGATGTAGTGGAAAATTTCGTACTCCAAAAAGAGACGTCTATTGTGGCAACTCTGGCACTACTATGCGGTTACTTGCTGGCATCCTAGCCGCCCAATCGTTCTGTTCTCGACTCGTTGGGGATCCTTCCCTTTCGAGACGCCCAATGAAGCGTATCATGGAACCTCTATCCCTTATGGGAGCAAAATTGTCAGCAGGGGAAGGGGATGATTTTCCGCCGCTCTTGGTCGAAGGGAGGAAACCACTGCGGCCTATCATTTATCGAATGCCGGTGGCCAGCGCGCAAGTCAAGAGTGCCATCCTTCTGGCTGGATTGTCTGCTCAAGGAGAGAGCACCGTAATCGAATACACGAGAAGCCGTGATCATACAGAGCGCATGTTGCAGGACTTTGGAGTTACCATCCGAAGACATGGGGAAGAGATTTTATTGAAAGGTCCCTCCATACCACAGGCCCGTAATTTTCGTGTCCCAGGGGATATTTCGAGCGCGTCGTTTTGGATATTAGCAGCAGCCGCTCAACCAGGTGCAAAACTTCTCATCAGGAATGTAGGATTAAATCCATCTCGCAGAGCTGTCCTGGATATTTTATCCCGAATGGGGGCACACATTCGGGCAATGTCGACAGAACAAGTAGAGATTGGGGAACCGTCTGGTTCTATTGAGATCACTGGAGTACAACTGCGCGCGACCACTGTCCAAGGTGAGGAAATCTCCAACGCGATTGATGAAATCCCCATCATTGCGGTAGCCGGGGCACTCGCTCAAGGGGAGACTATCATTCGTAATGCACAGGAGCTCAGGGTAAAAGAGACCGATCGCATAGCTGCCCTAACAGCCAATTTACGGGCTATGGGCGTGAGGGTTGTAGAGCGTGGGGATGGCATGGAAATACAAGGTAAAGATTCTCTTATTGGGGCGCGTCTGAAGAGCTTTGGCGACCACCGGATTGCGATGGCGTTCTCCATAGCTGGCTTATTTGCTGTAGGGGAGACCATTATTGAAGACACAAGTTGCATTAGAACCTCCTATCCAGGTTTTGAGAAGACCCTACGGCAGTTTTCAAAGGGCCTGATTTATCAAGATTTAAATTAA
- the cmk gene encoding (d)CMP kinase — MDDPPIVSIDGPAAVGKSTISQAVAQRLGFLFVSSGELYRSVAWMALESGISAKSSEVLSKFLFQLRVSSKFLLGKAVFLVNGVDCATHLKDVPVQQHVSLFSRVPEFRRALLKPLRDLGRRLPLVVEGRDIGSVVFPETPYKFYLDASKKERQHRREMQGIMDTIEERDRLDSTREIAPLILPEGAWLVDTTRLTQEEVVQRVLRLLTTQGLLH; from the coding sequence ATGGATGATCCTCCGATTGTTTCCATTGATGGCCCAGCAGCGGTAGGAAAGAGCACTATTTCGCAAGCAGTAGCACAGCGCCTGGGATTTCTATTTGTCAGCTCCGGCGAGCTTTACAGGTCAGTCGCTTGGATGGCGTTGGAGTCAGGCATATCCGCAAAATCGAGCGAAGTACTCAGCAAATTTCTTTTTCAACTCCGAGTTTCAAGTAAATTCCTCTTAGGAAAAGCTGTTTTCCTTGTTAATGGTGTAGACTGCGCTACGCATTTGAAGGACGTACCTGTGCAACAGCACGTCTCTCTCTTTTCTAGGGTTCCTGAATTTCGTCGGGCACTACTTAAACCGCTACGAGATTTGGGTAGACGCCTCCCTCTAGTGGTAGAGGGTCGCGATATTGGCTCAGTTGTCTTCCCAGAAACCCCGTATAAATTTTATCTGGATGCCTCTAAAAAAGAGCGCCAACATCGTCGAGAGATGCAAGGAATCATGGATACAATTGAGGAACGCGATCGGTTGGACTCCACTCGGGAAATAGCACCGTTGATTCTTCCAGAAGGGGCGTGGCTCGTTGACACTACTCGCCTGACACAAGAGGAGGTAGTACAGCGGGTTTTACGATTACTTACGACACAAGGACTTCTGCACTAA
- a CDS encoding 1-acyl-sn-glycerol-3-phosphate acyltransferase — MTLVYGIGYWLCKLAAAVLFRYKIIHPERMVERGGVVLAVNHTSYLDPPLVGICSRRDVYFLARKTLLEWPILGPLFPNMNTIPVDRDGVAGGMALRAVIQKIRRGNAVVLFPEGARSRDGTLHLARPGIGLIVAKTLCPVLPMRIFGANRALPFGRKTPYPTRITTVVGEVMHFSLEDVQPANVETYRRISQRVMDAINDIRLSQEGRIRTM, encoded by the coding sequence ATGACACTTGTTTATGGAATCGGCTATTGGCTTTGTAAGCTGGCTGCAGCAGTCCTCTTTCGCTATAAGATAATCCATCCAGAACGAATGGTTGAGAGAGGCGGGGTGGTTTTGGCAGTTAACCACACAAGCTACCTTGATCCTCCTCTTGTCGGTATCTGCTCTCGACGGGATGTGTACTTTCTGGCTCGAAAGACACTCTTAGAATGGCCCATCCTGGGCCCTCTATTCCCGAATATGAATACTATCCCAGTGGATCGAGATGGGGTAGCAGGCGGAATGGCCCTAAGAGCTGTTATCCAAAAGATTCGCAGAGGAAATGCAGTGGTACTTTTTCCAGAGGGTGCACGCTCTAGGGACGGCACCCTGCATCTGGCGCGACCCGGCATAGGTCTTATCGTCGCAAAGACACTTTGTCCAGTTCTGCCCATGCGGATTTTTGGTGCCAATAGGGCACTCCCATTTGGGAGGAAGACGCCATACCCTACGAGAATCACCACTGTAGTCGGAGAAGTAATGCACTTCTCACTTGAAGATGTGCAACCTGCTAACGTAGAGACATATAGAAGAATTAGTCAGCGAGTCATGGACGCCATCAATGATATCCGCCTATCGCAAGAAGGACGAATCCGCACTATGTAG
- the rpsT gene encoding 30S ribosomal protein S20, with product MANTKSAAKRVRQNARNASRNASVLSTLRTRQKKLLAIPEGDKATIRKASMALSSLLDKAAKRGIIHRNLANRKKSRLPSVGTPPGEGVVSSTAAAT from the coding sequence ATGGCCAACACTAAATCTGCTGCCAAGAGGGTACGCCAGAACGCCCGTAACGCCTCCCGCAATGCAAGCGTCCTGAGCACCCTTAGGACTCGACAAAAAAAGCTTCTGGCTATTCCGGAAGGAGATAAAGCGACCATTCGTAAGGCTTCTATGGCTTTATCTTCTTTACTTGATAAGGCTGCCAAGCGCGGCATTATCCACAGGAATCTAGCCAATCGCAAGAAGTCTCGCCTACCTTCAGTGGGGACACCCCCCGGAGAGGGTGTTGTCAGTAGCACTGCTGCCGCTACATAG
- the rpsP gene encoding 30S ribosomal protein S16, translating into MAVRIRLKREGARNCPYYKIVVTDQRHPRDGRFIEIVGRYNPRGLEGDFSVELDRVAYWLGVGAQPSQTVHNLIKKEKARGRLQGQASVVV; encoded by the coding sequence ATGGCTGTAAGAATTCGACTGAAACGCGAAGGGGCCCGCAATTGCCCCTACTATAAGATCGTGGTAACTGACCAGCGTCATCCAAGAGACGGCCGGTTTATTGAGATTGTCGGCAGATACAATCCTAGAGGTCTAGAAGGTGATTTCTCTGTTGAGCTTGATAGGGTAGCCTACTGGTTGGGGGTGGGCGCTCAGCCTTCTCAGACGGTGCATAACTTGATTAAGAAGGAGAAAGCGCGGGGTAGACTGCAGGGTCAAGCTTCCGTTGTCGTGTAA
- the ndk gene encoding nucleoside-diphosphate kinase, protein MEITLVLLKPDCLLKRHVGDILSRFEESGFRICGIKMLQLNARILRKHYAHIADKPFFREVQSFMESTPVIALALAGKDVVARARELAGPTDSLKAMKGTIRGDFGQDVMINAVHTSDSSEQAESELKYFFQREEIFEYALPAAPWN, encoded by the coding sequence ATGGAAATAACACTAGTTTTGCTTAAGCCAGACTGTCTTTTGAAGCGGCACGTTGGGGATATTCTTTCTCGCTTTGAGGAAAGTGGCTTTCGCATCTGTGGGATCAAAATGCTGCAGCTCAATGCTAGAATTCTTCGCAAACATTACGCGCACATCGCCGACAAACCGTTTTTCCGAGAGGTGCAGTCCTTTATGGAATCCACGCCTGTTATTGCTCTAGCATTGGCAGGTAAGGATGTAGTCGCACGCGCTCGGGAGCTAGCCGGCCCTACCGACTCGCTGAAGGCAATGAAAGGAACTATTCGTGGGGATTTCGGCCAAGATGTTATGATCAACGCTGTCCACACATCGGACTCATCAGAACAAGCCGAGAGCGAACTTAAGTATTTCTTTCAAAGGGAAGAGATTTTTGAGTACGCGCTGCCAGCGGCACCTTGGAACTAG
- a CDS encoding UbiX family flavin prenyltransferase, producing MKLVIAATATSGAIYLQRLLDYLDTFPGNPPHEIHLIFSSFAHQVIHEEINELRLPKSAVIRRHSNRNMNAPFASGSTWFDAMVIIPCSMGTLGRIVAGTSESLILRSADVFLKERRKLILVVRETPWNLVHARNAIAAIESGVTFLPAMPSFYSKPSTIGEVADTVVWRVLDQLGLPATDAYRWKEDNVGTGGGVVGSEEINPS from the coding sequence ATGAAACTTGTTATTGCAGCAACAGCCACTAGTGGAGCTATTTATCTCCAGCGGTTGCTAGATTATCTGGATACTTTCCCTGGCAACCCACCGCACGAAATCCACCTTATCTTCAGCTCTTTTGCTCATCAGGTTATCCACGAAGAAATCAATGAGCTACGGCTTCCGAAGAGCGCGGTAATTCGGCGACACTCCAACAGGAACATGAATGCACCATTCGCTAGCGGTTCCACGTGGTTTGATGCAATGGTCATCATACCATGCTCTATGGGAACTCTCGGACGTATTGTAGCAGGTACGAGTGAATCCCTCATCTTGCGCTCTGCGGATGTCTTTCTTAAAGAAAGACGTAAATTAATTCTCGTAGTAAGGGAAACTCCCTGGAATCTAGTCCATGCGAGAAACGCGATAGCGGCGATAGAATCCGGCGTCACATTTTTACCGGCAATGCCCTCCTTCTATAGCAAGCCAAGCACTATTGGAGAGGTGGCAGATACCGTAGTATGGCGTGTCTTGGATCAACTAGGATTACCTGCTACGGATGCCTACCGGTGGAAAGAGGATAATGTTGGTACTGGGGGGGGCGTTGTGGGAAGTGAAGAAATAAACCCCAGTTAA
- a CDS encoding phospho-sugar mutase produces MKLLLSYISRAASEGYLLPSTVENIRLLLEEDSSSLTSESVAELVKRRQWKELNDRFFCMLHFGTGGLRGNTIRSIVTHSEQGASLRGECPQFPSVGTNMMNDFNITKVTKGLAEYVKEVFSVGGQEERPKICIAYDTRYFSRRFAELCARTCAEKGCDALVFSSPRSAPELSFAVRYLHAAAGVNITASHNPPEYNGFKVYWTDGGQVMEPHASRIIQKVRQVLPWDTPSFYDEGEVVRLGAEIDLAYLERLQTLILDQELVARQAAATKIVYTPLYGTGMAIIPHLLRKFGFSVSIVEAQRDPDGQFPTVASPNPEEPAALNLAIEDANRLGAEVAIGTDPDGDRMGVAARDEAGEMRLLTGNQIGVLLLWYRITKLFELGVLNVNNLTRAACLKSFVTSDLQKAICRRFGVRCVETLTGFKYIGAKLHKYEEQIPADKRAGYTELSEQETRVLRLSESTYYIFGGEESHGYSASDFVRDKDANGSALLFAELVSYARERSVTVHEILDEIFRTYGLYLEQTVSMPFEGAEGASKIQDLVSSYAACPPKSIAGSLVTNICNFAKETVTDAEGDIIPKTAMIAFETEDHSRVIVRPSGTEPKIKFYLSATCPSSLPSPTEAGDELSARKAELKAHLDAIWEFLSTDAQRRLLQKPL; encoded by the coding sequence ATGAAGTTGCTCCTTTCTTACATTAGCAGGGCGGCATCGGAGGGCTATCTTCTACCCTCTACGGTAGAAAACATTCGCCTTTTGCTAGAAGAGGACAGTTCCTCCCTTACTAGTGAATCTGTCGCGGAGCTTGTAAAAAGGCGTCAGTGGAAGGAATTAAATGACAGATTCTTCTGCATGCTTCATTTTGGCACTGGAGGACTACGTGGAAACACAATTCGCTCCATTGTTACTCACAGCGAGCAAGGAGCCTCTTTGAGAGGGGAATGCCCCCAATTCCCTAGCGTAGGAACCAACATGATGAACGATTTTAATATCACAAAAGTTACAAAGGGACTGGCTGAATATGTAAAGGAAGTTTTTAGCGTAGGAGGACAAGAGGAGCGCCCTAAGATTTGTATTGCATATGACACAAGATATTTCTCGCGCCGTTTTGCAGAGCTTTGCGCACGTACCTGCGCGGAAAAAGGCTGTGATGCTTTGGTATTTTCCTCGCCTAGATCCGCCCCGGAACTTTCCTTTGCTGTACGCTATTTGCATGCGGCAGCCGGAGTAAACATTACTGCTAGTCACAATCCTCCAGAATACAATGGATTCAAGGTTTATTGGACAGATGGGGGCCAGGTCATGGAGCCTCATGCTAGCCGAATCATTCAAAAAGTTCGTCAGGTGCTTCCGTGGGATACTCCTTCCTTCTACGATGAAGGAGAGGTGGTTAGGTTAGGTGCAGAAATTGATTTGGCCTATCTCGAGCGCCTGCAGACGTTGATCTTGGACCAAGAGCTGGTAGCTCGTCAGGCAGCCGCAACAAAGATTGTGTATACTCCTCTATACGGAACTGGGATGGCAATCATCCCCCATTTACTACGTAAGTTTGGATTTTCCGTTTCGATCGTAGAGGCCCAAAGAGATCCGGACGGACAGTTTCCAACTGTGGCGTCACCCAATCCCGAGGAGCCTGCGGCTCTTAACTTAGCAATAGAGGATGCAAACCGGTTGGGGGCTGAGGTAGCAATTGGTACTGATCCAGACGGGGATCGAATGGGAGTAGCAGCCAGGGATGAAGCAGGGGAAATGCGCTTACTGACAGGTAACCAGATCGGAGTCCTTCTGCTCTGGTATCGGATTACCAAGCTTTTTGAGTTGGGAGTGTTAAATGTCAATAACCTTACACGTGCTGCGTGTCTTAAGAGTTTTGTTACTTCTGACTTACAGAAGGCCATCTGTAGGCGCTTTGGAGTCCGATGCGTTGAAACCCTAACTGGGTTCAAATACATTGGGGCGAAGCTTCATAAATATGAGGAGCAGATCCCTGCAGATAAGCGGGCTGGCTACACAGAGCTCAGTGAGCAGGAAACGCGTGTGCTTCGGCTATCCGAGTCTACGTATTACATTTTTGGTGGGGAAGAAAGTCACGGTTACAGTGCATCCGATTTTGTACGTGACAAGGATGCTAATGGTTCTGCTCTCCTCTTCGCGGAGCTAGTGTCGTACGCTCGAGAAAGATCTGTCACGGTTCACGAGATACTAGACGAAATTTTTCGAACCTATGGCCTTTACCTAGAGCAAACTGTTTCAATGCCATTTGAGGGCGCAGAAGGTGCTTCTAAAATCCAGGACTTGGTTTCGTCCTATGCGGCTTGTCCTCCCAAATCTATCGCCGGATCTTTGGTAACCAATATTTGCAATTTTGCCAAGGAGACGGTCACTGATGCCGAGGGGGATATAATACCAAAGACGGCGATGATTGCATTTGAGACGGAAGACCATTCTCGGGTGATAGTGCGCCCTTCCGGGACAGAACCAAAAATTAAGTTCTACCTATCCGCAACTTGCCCCTCCAGTTTGCCATCTCCCACAGAAGCCGGTGATGAGCTCTCCGCTAGAAAGGCAGAGTTAAAGGCACACCTAGACGCCATTTGGGAATTCCTTAGTACCGATGCCCAAAGGCGTTTACTCCAGAAACCTCTGTAA